ttcagcagttacccacaaaccccagctacGAGTATAAgtaaatgcaagtcagtgtactgctcattttcgagtgtgatggagctccgtggcttGTTGTTGGCGtcatgaaatgaaatgaaatgaaatatccGTAGACTTATAATCCCACATTTCcacctgtccccaagcttgttggggggtggAAGGGGTGAGTATGGGCAGAAACTAGAATTATACCAcctaagttaacctaacctaacctaatgtaacctaattgtGGGGGTTGCATCTCCCCGTTACACCActagtgactgcttgtcattcagtagttacattggcaGAGACATTTTTGCTGTGGATTCCCTGAAATTGTTGCACTGTCAAAGAGGCCATGatgttgtgtgttcgttcgcccaaagttttcagagcaccaccattaaaaaatatacccaaatcttccgcagtattgctataaccttatgtcattatcaatcaacagtgcaaatatcctatcatatttatatCTTATAATTAATGTGCTCAGATAATGCGTAACCTACGAGATTCTCATGTAACTGAAAACCAAAGTCGgagtcacaagctttgaaatgagtagTGTGAACAAGTGTGAACCGTGGTCCAGCCAGAGTACATAGTCCCAGATGTCTCAAGAGTGCAagactctgttttcatttaattcaaactgtaaggagaattcttatgaatttcaatatcagtaaacagttactaaatgtatttcctttacatgataatacttatcatatcttcatgctcctcataatagtattttttattgatttataacttACAAAGTTGGCAACTTGTCTCACAGCCAATCAGCGTAAGAGTTCGCTATCACGTGACTGAGAGCTAACACAAGCAAACAAATCTTGAAAAGCGTTCGCCTTTGGGGCGAACGCTTTTAGGACCGTTCGCCTTttgcaaagtgctactgaaaacacCTCAAGGTGTGACCTTGCGGTACTATGAATTTCGAAATCGCAAACGTTTTGAAAAAGTCGGACTGAGCAAAGTTGCACCACCAATTTTCCGCTACTTTGAACAGGAACAAagatgattatttatttattattattattattatcagttttaATAAATTGCTGCAGCTGAAGATAGGCCATAAGTCTACCAGTACCTAGGTAGTTATGATACATTTATTGCTGCATTGATAATtgaatacaacaaaggaggaggagacaaggaggtTAGATTATAAAAAGACGGCATAACGTCGCAAAAGTGAAACCAGCGCACAATTGGTCCGCTGCTACCCCTAAGCCCCTTATACCCAAAGCATTGTTGTCTTGACCggccattgaaaatacatgggaacgccTGAGTTACTCTCCTTATTTTCAGTCTTATGCCCATGTTTCGAGGCTGCTTaccatatatgtgaccttaaTAGACTCGCAATAGTCGTGGCATACTTTGCCACGAAGATCTAGACGATAAATCATACATACAATGAGATGATACAGTATTTTTTAGCTTTGGTGGACTAgggtgagaggtgggaaggTGTCTTTGGGGTTAACGTATGACTAAAAaaggtcatgtacacatgtgaatatacatgtgcatgtagatgtaaacatgtaGGTATACACTGCAtttaaataaaggataaataaactatATCATTTCATGTTTGTGAGAGCTCTCCTGGTGTGCATACCATCAAGATGCTTTATGGTATGTAAAAGAAgttaaaataagaacaaattagccgccatggtacagtggaaccatgcctgCTTAGGGGTCTGAgagatctccaagcgcacaggttcgaatcctgtccacggtccgagtgtaggttggggttcctcactcgaggcaacggtttccaagagggtgggctttgagataggaggtaccccaaaaaatatcccctttagcccataaattcccgtgaaaagtctacatggtataaagaaaaaaaataaataaataaataataataataataataataataataattccagaAAATGtctgattcagagagagagagagagacagagagagaaagaaatacctTGATGAGATACTTCAGGTTTATTTCTTTGTACCTTTGTCTTATACATATACTTTATATTTAGAAAGTCTATCAATATAACTTGCACATCACAAAAGGCCATaagaagatttaaaaaattttttttacaagttACTGGTTTTGCAAAAGGCAAAATGAGTCCCCTTCCCTTACTCATCATCCTTTATGTCCTCCCAAAAGCTCCATCGTGCCTTTTCTATTGCTTGCCACAACTCTTCACTCCTGTCAATGTATTCCTTGTTGGTCTTCTTGATGTCAATGGGAACATTCCAGTCTGGGGATAAAAAATTATAATCTAAATATACATGTGCCACTGACATTCATTAcagaaatgatgaagatgacaaacaaataaacaagcttTTGGGAATTTAAATCTATAGTGTTATGTAAGTTGTGAGATCAAATACTGATCAAGATGGTTAGAGTGGGTGTAGAGGGATAATTTATGATGAGCAATATAATTTCAGGTGATATGACAGGATGCAGCATTTCCTGAGAACCAGATATGTGAAACATGTATAGCACAGACATCTATTTTGGACATTTGTGGATTAGATGAAACATTTGACAAAATTTTGGAGTTCTTGGCAGGTGGATCAcaaattttactttttacagTTACTCTCTGGTACTTTCATTCATCTGGGTTagtataattttctttccacttaTACAACATAATTCTGTACTGCAACCTTTCTATTATTAAATCAGTATCTACCTAGtatgttctctttttccatGCATGCTGTTATAGTCTCAGTTTTCAATCTTTCTGCATTATGAGCTTTTTAAACTTGTAAGAACTTATAAGTgagtacacttaaccctcagctattgcacccaattggggccgaaatagctgcGCCATAgctgaaaacgcgatagccgaattgatcttggcgggaagacGGTTTTGGAAAATGAGCGCTCAAATATTCCGTGACGTCATGGcagggcgcgcgatagcaggcatctaaAGTCGTGATAATGttattttagcagcttttcatggttgcgcgatagcaataaaatgtgatagccgaagtcgcgatagcagagggttgactgtattgataagcattaataataatgtaccataaaacatgaaaatgtAAACACCATCTTGCTCACTCTGCTGTCATGTTAATGGGTTATGAACTAGCTGGTTCAAGCTTGGAGACAGCTGAGACTTAAGGACATGAGTGATGCAAAACACACTCTCAATAAAAGATATGTACAAACAAAAAGGTAAAATGACAACATCTCTATTCCATGAGTGAAGTATGGTTATGCTTAGATGAGGATATCTTGTGGGATCTTGCAATGGTCTTAGTCTTAATCAATAGTTATTTGTCACATTCTTGTCTTGGAATATATGCATACTGCACTTCTCATTACCAATGAGTATTTATATAAAACTATTTGCTATCAACTCACCAACTGGTTCAAAATCTTCTTTGGAGGACTCTTTTGAATCACCCATTCCTCCTTCCATGCTGCCATTGTAGTCACCATATGATGATGCATACGGTTCATAATAACTTCCATAGTTCTGCCAGGCTGCATAATTCCAGTACTGTTCATAATACTGACTATAATCTCCACCCATGTGATTCCTGTGAAACAAATGTAAAGTCAGTTATGATTCAATTGCCTGCTATTGTCGTGTATATCACATAAAAACATCTATTTAcaatcaacaaacaaacaatgaattACCCAAGTACTTCAAGAATATTCAACCTATAAGAAGCTTATATTCTCTGTAAAGAGAAATGACAGACAAACACGCATAATCGCGCCTATAAGCATTCATGAGGATTCACCACTCCCAGATCTCTTCACATCAGAGCCCAACAGTACTAGATTGTCTTACTACTTACATTCCAGGATAGTGTTGTTTCTTGGGAACAGCATAGCTCACTTTGAGTGGTTTCTGTCCCAAGCCCTTGAAACCATTCATGTGAGTGAGAGcatctttgtattcttcctcagAGTAGAATCTTACAAAAGCAAAGCCTTTGCTCTGACCATTTGGGTCATAGATTactgaaacaaaaaataaatcttgCTTAACCTTTTACACAATATATCACTTACCTTGTAAAGTGCTAAATCTATAAATATACAACACACTATACTAACAGGTCAGTAAATATGTGAATTTAATTTCAAAACAATGTTAACTTCCAAATACTCAGAGTTCACATCTATAAGGCAATTACTGGTAGCGACATGACAAGAGTGAGGATAGTCATCATGGTCACAGATCTCCTTAAAAAATGGAACTCAGTAATAGTACTAATAATAGTTCTTCGATCTCCTAATTAATCTGATTCTTGAAAGTTTAACTGAAGATAAAATAATTTTGCTGTACCTCACCTTTTGCTGTCTTTATACTGTTATATCTGCTGCCAAATGTCTTGTAGAGGGCAAAATCATCAACATCTGGTGTAAGATCTCCGACCCAGAGAGAATATTCCTTGTCCGTATTATTTCCTCTTGTGCTGCTGTGGTTCAATTTAAATCTAACTGGCTGAAATCAATTTACACTTATTAGATAAATATTTCACATCACAGCACATTAACATTATTCAGACAAGGAATCTATCCAATCTCTCATAATTCCTCATTAATGGTATCAATTATCCAAATTTTAAAGAATTAAATACATATGGGCATATCTATATTTTATGTAAATAAGTGAACTTTAAGTAAAAACCTCTTCCATGAtagcaatactttttttttcagattctgTAAAGTAAACTCAACATATGGCATAAAGCTACAGGATCCCTTTGCAAAGTTCTTAGGAACAAGCACTACATACTGTTAATACGATAGAACAAAACTATAGACTagttaattttctttgtatacTTGTTCATCAATGCTTGCTACTTATTTCCCTAGTCTAAACTTCTCACAAATCAATCCATATCTTCACTGATTTGAAGCCTTCTTTTCTGCATTCCAAATTTTGGCTGACTTACTGGTTGGCTATGAGGAATGACTTTGCCATTGAGCTTGTGCATAGCAGTGAGAGCTGCCTGGTCTGAAGAAAAGTTGACAAAGCAGTATCCTGCAGGATGACCAGTGTACCTGTTCTTCATCACctagagaaaaaatggatatgAAGCAATTATGTTATGAGAGGTGGTGTCCAACCTGAGCCAGCCATTGAATACCAGGTGTTGGAAATGGAAACTTGGTAGAAATCATTGTTACATGGATCTGCTGAGGTCACAATTGTGGCACTCCTGCTATAGTGAGGTAAGTGACACTTGGGTCGAAACTAAGTTGTCACACGCATTGGATAGGGCAATTCAAGCTCTTTCATGAGATACCTGACATATTCTGGAAGTCCAAAACATAAGTTCATAAAGTCAGAATGTAATAGAAAGACTCAAGATTTTTCCACTCCTTGAGCACACAGTAAGATATCTGTACTATAGTAAGGAAAGCACCGAAGAGAAGTACCAGGACCAATCACTGTGTGTGATTATGGTGAGTCATCACCTCACGGCCATGGAAACGTGAATACTTTGAGGCAAGCGCCAAGTATGGTCACTTACCTCATACAGCACAGTGCTGTAAGTGAGGTAAACACACGTGTGTTTGAGTAAGGAACAGGACTTTCAAACGCAGTTTTCTCGATTGTTTGGTGCTTATCTCACTATAGCAGAGGGTGCCACAATTATCCCAAAATGTGAAACTGTCAGCTGATgttctatcattattaatatattcAGCAGTAAATTTCTTACATCAACACTGTAAACTAATCTTTAAAATATTTGAGAACACTTTTATATGAGGCCCCGCGTGCCAAACACTCATAACCCTGAAATTTGAGATTTTGAGATAACGGGTGATGCCGGCCAAGCCAAATCCGACCTTCTAGGTACCTACAGCAAGATGCAAAGTCGAGTGAAAACACGTGAAAAAAAGTAGCGAGATACCCGCTCAATTCTGTGCCAAAGAATAGTAACCTTCCCAGCCCACCTGTTGCTGCCTGACATGTGTGACCCAATCAGCAGCGCGTACGGCTATGACGTCACTCCCACGCCGCGCCTCAGTCAATGACAGCTATGTTTACacactctcgctctctctctctctccccacccccttGACACGTGTGTGTCAGACTAGCCCTTTAACTCGTAAagattaatatttatttttttcgctcgaaaaaaataataaaaattttacttttacagctatcatCATGAAACCTTCACATATTCCAAATTAAAATAAGTACTCTTAAAATAATAACTTAGAAAtgttttaaggaaaaaaaaaaaattactgctaCTGAGTGGGGTTTAATTAACCCAATGTTAATAAACCGGAAATCTTCTGATGTACTATCAGAACAGAACTACCCAAGACCTTTCATTTCATGTATAATACTTACATATTCTGACCAATCTTAGGTGCGTAATCAGTGTTTAACTTTAAGCGCGTTTTACTCAAAAGTAGGATTTTCAGGTTACGACTGTTTGGCATGCGGGGCCTCATATGTAGATAGAGTCCAAGAACCATACTGTTTCTAGGTAATGAAATTATTAGATATGGTGTTTTactcaataagaaaaaaaaatggtagataAATAGCAAAAGGGAAGATATTTCTAAAATGACAAAATGAATATTTTAATGATTTTACAGGCATTCACTTCTACCTTGCCTAGTACTTTTTTAATGTCACTTCTCTACttgaggtgtggtgtgtagggtgtgttaaTACATTACCTTCACATTCTGGACATTTTCTTCACCCAAGGCTCTGAAGGCTGCTATGATAAAATTTTCATCCATATAATCAGCAagctgtaggagagagagagagagagagagagagagagagagagagagagagagagagtaaaaaaatattatttctgAAAACAACCAAAATCCATAATTATATACAGTTGACACTAAAAGATGAAGTTATTGTCATCAACTACGCATCTTTCAACTTGCATAGGAGGGTACAGCACTGATATCAGACAAGGTGAATCAAGGTATGCAGTTGCCTTAGGTACTATAGAAATTTGGGATTTGCGTAACAATGGTAAATCATGACCAAAATCACTTAaaaatcactcaaaacacacccataaaGCACATTTTGCaatcataataacaaataatgtaacaaaatTTTCACAAGTTGGAAAATAAAGCTCTTCTAAGCTGTACAtattctaatctaacctaaacttCATTACCATGTCTTACATAATCCAAACTAATCTCTGATGTAAATCACACTTAATGTAAATATAACTGAAATCCCACATTCCTACAGGTCTTGTTTGGGGCTAGATACAAAAGCCTGACTTTGAAGAAATCCCAAGTCAATTGTAGCATAAAGAGTGTTAGTgacatttttatcaatttatactATCATATTATGTGTATGCAATGGGTTTGGTGAAGGTCTGGAAGGAAATAATTCAAATGGTAGCACTACTATAACTCCGTTATGATTATCTGCAGCAACACTCAGACCAAAGACAGCATCTATGTGATGATGTTCGCCACTACTCCCACAAACATGGCCCATGTTAGCTAACCAGTTCACACCCATCAACCTGGTTTCACCTTTCACCTGGGCATACACAAGGCGTCATCACTAGTCTCACAACTCACATCACCCATCCATAATGCTCCTTCTCGCGCCATAGTGGTAGAAAACACGGGCCAGTAACACAACAGCGTCTGTCTCAAAACATCACATTCCTTGCCCTCGATCTTGATCTCCACCTTGATCCTAACATTGCGTCCTCTTTCACCATAACCTGCCAGCCCCAGTGGCATCTTTTCCGTGGAtcttgttagtgctgagtttCCTGCCTGTCCCCACAACTGTGGTAAGTTTAGTTTCATAAGTTTATGGAGAAAAGAGGGGCGGGGAGTACAAAATAAGGGGTAGGACAGTACAAGTTACAATACAATTAAAtacagaaataagtaaaaagtagCTGAGCGGTCCAACCTGCTGCTGTGTCTTTTTTTAAATCTGTGTTAcagtagtataaaaaaaaatgtacataagtacataaaaaacaaaaaaggcatATATGAGATGTAGGGCATATTctgagaaaaggaaacacaatTAAGCTGGAaggtctttatatatatatatatatatatatatatatatatatatatatatatatatatatatatatatatatatatatatatatatatatatatatattggcgaACGTTTCACTGtgtcactgcactgcactggtGGACGGTTTTGCTTCTCTGTTTGTCCTCGTGTTGAGTGTTCGTGGTTCGTCAAGTCGTCTGGGTGTTTGGGCCTCGTCATTTTACTTCGATGCTTTCTTCCGGGATCGTTCTCTTGTTGGGTACTCGAAGtagagtttttgttttttttttctttctttttttttttttgtggccagTGATCATCCCGTAGAAGCCGTCGTTGAAGTTGTAATAGTAGCCGCGAAGTGCTTTGATGTTCCCCGAGtcgcctttctctctcaatctcctGATCTGCGGTGAAACACGGAGGACTGCGGATGGGTCGATCATTGATGGTCCTTCGCATGGCTTGGTGTCGACTTTTCGCGTGCTTGTTTCGCGGGGAGGAGTGTCGTCTTCACTTTTGTTTTCCGAGACGTCCACGTGCCgttctcctcgtcttcgttcTCCTCGCCATCTTCGTTGTAGTCCTCCtcgtcttgatcttgatcttgatctcgATACTACAGGCGACTTGGGATCGCTTCTGAgccgggcctttggatcggcagctcctgtagacgacaaaagagacacacagaaaataaaggaaaaaaaaagaaaagaaagaaaatagtacaGGGTTCTTTGCTCTAATTGTCCgtacatctggcacgccacattctctccagaaactccttcgcctcaatcatccttttattcgtttctctactcagtcccagcagcaccaccatccactccctccccgtcttccccactctttcgttcctattatgacctaactcagtcaacaccacttgcatcatctcatacttcacacactccggcatcacatgctccaccgtctcgtcctctcccgagtcaaacatctggcacactttgctgcgggactcagtcctcgtcttcgtcctcttcttgctccgcttcgtcttctctttcttgatctttgtttttgtcttctgcttcctccttgTTCCCCTCAGTTAAGCGGTTAAGGTGATTTTAGTCATCATCCTGCACCTCCCTTCGTAGGTCTTGGGGGAACTAATCGAATAGAAAAGGCGGAGGGGAAGTGGGGATAGGGGAAGAATAGGTGGGTGATAAGAAGGAAGCTTTAGTAGGAGAATAAAGTCACTGGGGCTTCACCCAGGCGCAAGATGATTTTTAGTAAAGTATCactctactactttttttttttttgaatctTGAGGGCCGGGTCAGGTGGAGACAAGGAAACCGCACCAACACCAAGCATACGCAAGCGCCGGACCGCCCATGCAGCGAACGAGGGCCCCGCACCTCTAACGGAAATGGCGGCAAAATACTGGAGTCCTTTAGCAaccaaaaaaagaatgacaaatagAGAGGATGGAGTGAGAAG
The window above is part of the Portunus trituberculatus isolate SZX2019 chromosome 38, ASM1759143v1, whole genome shotgun sequence genome. Proteins encoded here:
- the LOC123515043 gene encoding tRNA selenocysteine 1-associated protein 1-like, which codes for MPLGLAGYGERGRNVRIKVEIKIEGKECDVLRQTLLCYWPVFSTTMAREGALWMGDLADYMDENFIIAAFRALGEENVQNVKVMKNRYTGHPAGYCFVNFSSDQAALTAMHKLNGKVIPHSQPPVRFKLNHSSTRGNNTDKEYSLWVGDLTPDVDDFALYKTFGSRYNSIKTAKVIYDPNGQSKGFAFVRFYSEEEYKDALTHMNGFKGLGQKPLKVSYAVPKKQHYPGMNHMGGDYSQYYEQYWNYAAWQNYGSYYEPYASSYGDYNGSMEGGMGDSKESSKEDFEPVDWNVPIDIKKTNKEYIDRSEELWQAIEKARWSFWEDIKDDE